A stretch of Telopea speciosissima isolate NSW1024214 ecotype Mountain lineage chromosome 11, Tspe_v1, whole genome shotgun sequence DNA encodes these proteins:
- the LOC122644775 gene encoding uncharacterized mitochondrial protein AtMg00810-like: protein MLRCHLADTPMEATARLKEKKGEPVDKGRYQLLVGKLIYLSHIRPNIAITVSLVSQFMLDPYSFHMEVVIRILRYLKSAPGKGILLIPNGHLKVEAYTDADWAGSTDRKSISGYYSFVDGNLVT, encoded by the coding sequence ATGTTAAGGTGTCATCTTGCTgacactcctatggaagctactgcAAGGCTTAAGGAGAAAAAAGGtgaaccagttgacaaaggtcgctATCAGCTATTGGTTGGCAAgctaatctacctctctcataTACGGCCAAATATAGCTATTACAGTTAGTCtagtgagccagtttatgcttGATCCTTATTCCTTTCATATGGAGGTAGTTATTCGCATCCTtcgatatttgaagtctgctcctggaaaaggaatactTTTAATTCCCAATGGCCATCTAAAAGTTGAAgcttacactgatgctgattgggctggctctacaGATAGAAAATCCATCTCTGGATATTACTCTTTTGTGGATGGGAATCTTGTCACATga